Proteins from a single region of Oreochromis niloticus isolate F11D_XX linkage group LG7, O_niloticus_UMD_NMBU, whole genome shotgun sequence:
- the gal gene encoding galanin peptides isoform X1 has translation MQRCFGIFCMSLIFCATLSETIGLVVAAKEKRGWTLNSAGYLLGPRRIDHLIQIKDSPSARGRDELVTQYGLHGHTTLGDKPGLAGKRDIGQEEDFRTGALRIADEEIIHTVIDFLSYLKLKEMGALDSLPPSVTSDELANP, from the exons ATGCAGAGGTGCTTTGGGATATTTTGCATGTCGCTCATCTTTTGTGCAACTCTTTCCGAGACCATCGGGCTAGTTGTTGCG GCAAAAGAAAAGCGTGGCTGGACTCTGAACAGTGCTGGCTACTTGTTAGGGCCCC GTCGTATTGATCACCTAATTCAGATAAAGGATTCTCCCAGTGCCAGAGGCAGAGACGAGCTGGTCACTCAAT ATGGACTACATGGACACACGACACTAGGAGACAAGCCGGGTCTGGCTGGGAAGAGGGACATAGGCCAGGAGGAGGACTTCAGAACAG GCGCCCTGAGAATAGCAGATGAAGAAATTATCCACACTGTCATTGACTTCTTGTCATACCTCAAACTTAAAG AGATGGGAGCCTTGGACAGCCTGCCTCCTTCTGTCACATCAGATGAACTGGCCAATCCCTAA
- the gal gene encoding galanin peptides isoform X2 has translation MQRCFGIFCMSLIFCATLSETIGLVVAAKEKRGWTLNSAGYLLGPHGLHGHTTLGDKPGLAGKRDIGQEEDFRTGALRIADEEIIHTVIDFLSYLKLKEMGALDSLPPSVTSDELANP, from the exons ATGCAGAGGTGCTTTGGGATATTTTGCATGTCGCTCATCTTTTGTGCAACTCTTTCCGAGACCATCGGGCTAGTTGTTGCG GCAAAAGAAAAGCGTGGCTGGACTCTGAACAGTGCTGGCTACTTGTTAGGGCCCC ATGGACTACATGGACACACGACACTAGGAGACAAGCCGGGTCTGGCTGGGAAGAGGGACATAGGCCAGGAGGAGGACTTCAGAACAG GCGCCCTGAGAATAGCAGATGAAGAAATTATCCACACTGTCATTGACTTCTTGTCATACCTCAAACTTAAAG AGATGGGAGCCTTGGACAGCCTGCCTCCTTCTGTCACATCAGATGAACTGGCCAATCCCTAA